In the Nerophis ophidion isolate RoL-2023_Sa linkage group LG01, RoL_Noph_v1.0, whole genome shotgun sequence genome, one interval contains:
- the timm10 gene encoding mitochondrial import inner membrane translocase subunit Tim10 isoform X2, which produces MNKIVYLLQVLPTLVQIMTNACHRKCVPPHYKEAELTKGESVCLDRCVAKYLDLHERLGRKLTELSVQDEEMMRKAAVGSG; this is translated from the exons ATGAACAAGATAGTTTACCTGCTCCAAGTactacccacactggttcaaat CATGACCAACGCCTGCCACAGGAAGTGTGTGCCGCCGCATTACAAAGAGGCGGAGCTGACAAAGGGCGAGAGCGTGTGCCTGGACCGCTGTGTGGCCAAATACCTGGACCTCCACGAGAGGCTGGGCCGCAAACTGACAGAGCTCTCTGTTCAAGATGAGGAGATGATGAGGAAAGCGGCAGTGGGCAGCGGATAA
- the timm10 gene encoding mitochondrial import inner membrane translocase subunit Tim10 isoform X1, whose protein sequence is MDPMKAQQLAAELEVEMMADMYNRMTNACHRKCVPPHYKEAELTKGESVCLDRCVAKYLDLHERLGRKLTELSVQDEEMMRKAAVGSG, encoded by the exons ATGGATCCCATGAAAGCACAGCAGCTTGCGGCCGAGCTGGAGGTGGAAATGATGGCTGACATGTACAACCG CATGACCAACGCCTGCCACAGGAAGTGTGTGCCGCCGCATTACAAAGAGGCGGAGCTGACAAAGGGCGAGAGCGTGTGCCTGGACCGCTGTGTGGCCAAATACCTGGACCTCCACGAGAGGCTGGGCCGCAAACTGACAGAGCTCTCTGTTCAAGATGAGGAGATGATGAGGAAAGCGGCAGTGGGCAGCGGATAA